In a genomic window of Microcebus murinus isolate Inina chromosome 17, M.murinus_Inina_mat1.0, whole genome shotgun sequence:
- the SCGB3A1 gene encoding secretoglobin family 3A member 1: MKLTTTFLVLCVALLSHSAAAFFMDSVAEPVAQPVAALNSATGAMANPLLTHFNLLKFMLSSLGIPVEHLIEGSQKCVAELGPEAVGAVKTLLGALTMFG; this comes from the exons ATGAAACTCACCACCACCTTCCTGGTGCTCTGTGTGGCCCTGCTCAGCCACTCCG CTGCCGCTTTCTTCATGGACTCAGTGGCTGAGCCTGTGGCCCAACCTGTGGCTGCCCTCAACTCTGCCACAGGGGCCATGGCCAACCCCCTTCTGACCCACTTCAACCTCCTGAAGTTCATGCTGTCCAGCCTGGGGATCCCCGTGGAGCACCTCATAGAGGGCTCCCAGAAGTGTGTGGCTGAGCTGGGCCCTGAGGCCGTCGGGGCCGTGAAGACTCTACTG GGAGCCCTGACAATGTTTGGTTGA